One window of the Granulicella arctica genome contains the following:
- a CDS encoding response regulator encodes MPDTAATPSKPRVLVADDEQVIANTLAIILNQAGFEARAVYSGEKAIEALDTFQPDMLISDVIMTGMTGIEAAIATRNKLPKCKILLFSGQAATADLLEKARAQGHEFEILAKPVHPTDLLAKLRS; translated from the coding sequence ATGCCAGACACAGCCGCTACTCCATCGAAGCCTCGGGTACTCGTCGCGGACGACGAGCAGGTGATCGCCAATACGCTTGCGATCATCCTCAACCAGGCAGGCTTTGAGGCACGCGCCGTCTATAGCGGAGAGAAAGCCATCGAAGCGCTCGATACCTTCCAGCCAGACATGCTGATCAGCGACGTGATTATGACTGGGATGACCGGGATCGAAGCGGCGATCGCAACACGGAACAAGCTTCCTAAGTGCAAGATTCTTCTATTTTCGGGACAGGCTGCCACGGCCGATCTGCTCGAGAAGGCACGAGCACAGGGTCATGAGTTTGAAATTTTGGCGAAGCCGGTACATCCGACCGATCTGCTGGCCAAGCTGCGGTCGTAG
- a CDS encoding LbetaH domain-containing protein: protein MAKQAHYNAADHISADTAADPYMRPAFSTGNRARRLVWNICWLLLYRTSPRPLHAWRSMLLRRFGATLGPNCHFYPKSKIWAPWNLICDDLVAVADGAEIYNPAPISFGSHAIISQEAYICGATHDFDDPAFPLLAYAMEVGANAWICARASVAPGVNVAEGAVLGLGSVATRNLEAWTVYAGVPAVRIKERRHISPTS from the coding sequence ATGGCGAAACAGGCTCACTACAACGCCGCTGATCATATCTCGGCCGACACGGCAGCAGATCCCTACATGCGGCCTGCCTTCTCGACTGGCAATCGCGCCCGCCGGCTTGTCTGGAACATCTGCTGGCTCCTGCTCTATCGCACCTCGCCGCGCCCGCTGCATGCCTGGCGATCCATGCTGCTCAGACGTTTTGGCGCGACCCTTGGACCGAACTGCCACTTCTATCCAAAATCGAAGATTTGGGCGCCGTGGAATCTCATTTGTGATGATCTGGTAGCTGTAGCTGATGGAGCTGAAATCTACAATCCAGCACCGATAAGCTTTGGGTCGCATGCCATCATTTCGCAAGAGGCATACATTTGTGGAGCCACGCACGACTTCGACGATCCCGCGTTTCCCCTACTCGCGTACGCAATGGAAGTCGGCGCGAATGCATGGATCTGCGCTCGCGCTTCGGTTGCCCCGGGGGTCAATGTGGCTGAAGGTGCAGTTCTTGGTTTGGGCTCGGTCGCCACCCGCAACCTTGAAGCCTGGACAGTCTATGCCGGCGTCCCCGCTGTTCGCATCAAGGAACGCCGACACATATCCCCTACCAGCTGA
- a CDS encoding glycosyltransferase → MRILHIVGTIDPKAGGVSDSIRALLEYGPSDYEHEVASMDDPAAPFLADLPVPTHAFGPVTSTFAYGPKLRPWLLANRDRFDGVFVHGLWVYCGIAAWQALAGHTPYVVFPHGMLDPYFKHAFPLKHLKKWLYWLPAQYWVLRRADKVLFTCDVEAELARQSFWLHRWNPHVVAFGATAPLGDAAEHNVQRQAFLNLFPQLQDRRFLLFLGRIHHKKGCDLLIDAFIKIAAKDADLDLVMAGPDQQHWQAALMETVAAAGLTHRVHWTGMLEGEVKWGAFFASEAFILPSHQENFGIAVAEALACSRPVLLSDKVNIAPDIALDGAGLMETDTAEGTLRLLERWIALSAAERETMAQQARLTFERRYDMRANAKSIVRIFETPT, encoded by the coding sequence ATGAGAATCCTGCACATCGTCGGAACGATCGACCCAAAGGCTGGTGGTGTCTCCGACTCCATTCGTGCTCTTCTTGAGTACGGTCCTTCCGACTACGAGCACGAAGTCGCCTCAATGGACGACCCTGCGGCCCCCTTTCTTGCAGACCTGCCGGTGCCCACCCACGCCTTCGGTCCTGTCACCTCAACCTTTGCCTACGGCCCAAAGCTGCGGCCATGGCTGCTTGCCAATCGTGATCGGTTCGATGGCGTGTTCGTCCATGGTCTCTGGGTTTACTGCGGTATCGCTGCCTGGCAGGCCCTGGCGGGCCACACGCCCTACGTAGTCTTTCCTCACGGCATGCTCGATCCCTATTTCAAGCACGCCTTTCCACTCAAACACTTGAAGAAATGGCTCTACTGGCTTCCAGCCCAATACTGGGTTCTCCGGCGTGCGGACAAAGTTCTCTTTACGTGCGATGTCGAGGCAGAACTAGCCAGGCAGAGCTTCTGGCTCCATCGCTGGAACCCTCACGTAGTCGCCTTCGGAGCTACGGCTCCACTCGGCGATGCAGCAGAGCATAACGTCCAGAGACAGGCGTTTCTGAACCTCTTTCCTCAACTTCAGGATCGCCGCTTCCTGCTCTTTTTGGGGCGCATTCACCACAAAAAGGGCTGCGACCTCCTGATCGATGCCTTCATCAAGATCGCGGCCAAGGATGCTGATCTCGATCTCGTCATGGCCGGGCCCGACCAGCAGCACTGGCAGGCCGCGCTTATGGAAACTGTTGCCGCCGCTGGCCTCACCCATCGCGTCCATTGGACAGGAATGCTGGAGGGGGAGGTGAAGTGGGGAGCCTTCTTCGCCTCGGAAGCGTTCATTCTTCCCTCCCACCAGGAGAACTTCGGTATTGCTGTAGCAGAAGCTCTCGCCTGCAGTCGTCCCGTCCTGCTCTCAGATAAGGTCAACATCGCTCCCGACATCGCCTTGGATGGCGCTGGTCTCATGGAGACCGACACCGCCGAAGGCACACTTCGGCTTCTTGAACGATGGATCGCTCTCAGCGCCGCAGAACGCGAGACAATGGCTCAGCAAGCCCGCCTCACCTTTGAGCGACGATACGACATGCGCGCCAACGCCAAATCGATCGTGCGTATCTTCGAGACACCAACCTGA
- a CDS encoding glycosyltransferase family 4 protein: MPLNAQGSTAKVRLAYLVSHPIQYQVPLLRRIAQEPDIDLTVLFGSDFSVRDYKDEGFGVGIKWDVPLLDGYHHEFLPSLRDTSGVSVTSPMNHGIFSRLRRGDGQQPFDALWVHGYATVNAMHGILAANTLGIPVLLRAESWLRDRSRSGAKLVAKKLFFDLLARLVDATLPIGSLNAEYWQHYLGEDFRQFLMPYAVDNSYFQQRSLSAQSGRAELLAELDLDPARPVILFASKLQYRKHCDDLIEAYTKLAPAAGAEPLPYLLIVGDGEARAELEAQAAATGFGSIRFCGFRNQSELPRFFDISSVFVLPSRHEPWGLIVNEVMNAGRAVIISDDVGCQPDLIVDGKEGAIFPVRDIPALTAALQRVLASPETAAAMGQRALERIKTWSFEEDVQGLRQALAAVTGKIQS, encoded by the coding sequence TTGCCTCTTAATGCTCAGGGCAGTACGGCCAAAGTCCGGCTTGCTTACCTTGTCAGTCATCCGATCCAGTACCAGGTCCCTCTGCTGCGGCGTATCGCACAGGAACCGGACATCGACCTCACCGTGCTCTTCGGATCGGATTTCTCTGTACGTGACTATAAGGATGAGGGCTTCGGCGTAGGCATCAAGTGGGACGTTCCCCTGCTCGACGGCTATCATCACGAATTCTTGCCGAGCCTGCGAGATACCTCTGGCGTCAGCGTCACCAGCCCCATGAACCACGGCATCTTCAGTCGTCTGCGTCGAGGGGATGGTCAGCAGCCCTTTGACGCTCTGTGGGTCCACGGCTACGCGACCGTCAATGCAATGCACGGCATTCTTGCGGCAAACACCCTTGGCATCCCGGTGCTGTTACGGGCAGAGTCCTGGCTGCGTGACCGCTCGCGATCCGGCGCAAAGCTCGTCGCCAAAAAGCTTTTCTTTGATCTTCTGGCCCGGCTCGTCGACGCTACACTCCCGATCGGCTCTCTCAATGCCGAGTACTGGCAGCACTATCTCGGGGAAGACTTCCGACAGTTCCTCATGCCCTACGCCGTCGATAACAGCTACTTCCAGCAGCGAAGTCTCTCCGCTCAGTCAGGACGCGCAGAGCTCCTTGCCGAACTCGACCTCGATCCCGCAAGGCCCGTCATCCTCTTTGCTTCAAAACTTCAGTACCGCAAGCACTGTGATGACTTGATCGAAGCTTATACGAAGCTCGCGCCCGCAGCCGGAGCCGAGCCGCTACCGTATCTTCTGATCGTCGGCGATGGGGAGGCCCGCGCCGAACTCGAGGCTCAGGCAGCAGCAACAGGCTTCGGCAGCATCCGCTTCTGCGGCTTTCGCAATCAATCCGAGCTACCACGCTTCTTCGACATCTCCAGCGTCTTCGTTCTTCCCTCGCGTCACGAGCCGTGGGGACTCATCGTCAACGAGGTAATGAACGCCGGACGCGCCGTCATTATCTCGGACGACGTAGGCTGCCAACCTGACCTCATAGTCGATGGTAAAGAGGGTGCAATCTTCCCGGTTCGCGACATCCCTGCCCTTACCGCTGCTCTACAGCGCGTCCTCGCGTCACCAGAGACCGCAGCAGCCATGGGCCAGCGTGCTCTCGAACGTATCAAGACCTGGAGCTTCGAGGAGGACGTCCAGGGCCTGCGTCAAGCACTTGCCGCGGTCACCGGAAAGATCCAATCCTGA
- a CDS encoding polysaccharide biosynthesis/export family protein translates to MRLQNLTTNGSFSSTVHTIATFVTRRATRGAMFTLALCFSVSQLQAQFSGPSLGAGTPVNAPITPTTDPAILYPADRAIQLGVGDSLVVHLFGQSEFASPERVGLDGALQVPLIGPVPVLGLTLYQASQVIAIRLKNAGMYRDPQVTLQIVDSPNQVVTVSGEMHGLVPVVGRRSLLSVLSAAGQYPITGSHTVIINRPGLDQPIVVDLGTDPSRSARADVPLFPLDTVVVPRVGVVYVLGAFKIQGAIPLEQNSPLTLMQAASLAGGPGFEGQYKDLRVVRTVGFERKVIKLDLMKVMRGKASDPVLQADDIIFLPTNQLKAALTNGGFGAASNVASLLLVAFQTR, encoded by the coding sequence ATGAGATTGCAGAACTTGACTACGAACGGCAGCTTCAGCTCGACGGTGCACACCATCGCCACTTTTGTGACGCGCCGAGCTACACGCGGTGCCATGTTTACCCTCGCACTTTGCTTTTCGGTCTCGCAGCTCCAGGCGCAGTTCAGCGGCCCATCACTTGGCGCCGGAACGCCGGTCAATGCCCCGATTACGCCTACAACTGATCCTGCGATTCTCTACCCGGCCGACCGCGCCATCCAGCTTGGCGTCGGGGATTCACTCGTCGTACATTTGTTTGGTCAAAGTGAGTTCGCATCCCCTGAGCGCGTAGGCCTCGATGGAGCGTTACAGGTGCCCCTGATTGGCCCAGTCCCTGTCCTCGGCCTTACGCTATACCAGGCTTCGCAGGTTATTGCTATCCGGTTGAAGAATGCCGGCATGTACCGCGATCCTCAGGTGACACTGCAGATAGTCGACTCTCCAAATCAGGTCGTTACGGTTTCGGGAGAGATGCATGGCCTTGTCCCTGTCGTTGGTCGGCGCAGCCTGCTCAGTGTTCTATCTGCAGCCGGTCAATACCCGATCACGGGCAGCCATACCGTTATCATCAATCGTCCCGGCTTGGACCAGCCCATCGTTGTCGACCTCGGCACGGATCCGTCCCGCAGCGCCCGCGCAGATGTCCCCCTCTTCCCTCTCGATACAGTCGTCGTTCCGCGTGTCGGCGTAGTCTACGTGCTCGGAGCCTTCAAGATCCAGGGTGCGATACCGCTCGAGCAGAACTCCCCACTTACCCTGATGCAGGCTGCTTCCCTCGCTGGAGGTCCCGGCTTCGAGGGGCAATATAAGGATCTGCGCGTCGTTCGGACTGTTGGCTTTGAACGCAAGGTCATCAAGCTTGACCTGATGAAGGTGATGCGCGGCAAGGCCTCCGACCCTGTCCTGCAGGCGGATGACATCATCTTTTTGCCGACCAACCAGCTCAAGGCCGCTCTTACCAATGGTGGCTTCGGTGCAGCCAGCAACGTCGCCTCCTTACTACTGGTTGCCTTTCAGACCAGGTAG
- a CDS encoding GumC family protein: MASQGTSIPPSVGAPGARAPEFSATSSETSLSEVLITLRKRRWVLVATVILGLFYGLYKATSQPKLYEARGRIQVRTGSSNEYRVSAVSSFGGDSQTRLQTEVNILKSDSLLLTVARELNLANDPNFFGSKGGAPTHYSVDSPGIRQAVVGTLQSNLKINLIIKTDIIEISYSSLNAKLSADIVNKLISDYIQRSYETRFQSTQRVSQWLSGQLDDLKQQVETSEEQMIDVQKRLGIIGLDPTHSQITTGVDDLARASGQARIARILAESRYRTLSGMGANAVDPYSGSSSIGTTAPGSYGSSTGTASSGTQSGGTQSTGTPNSGTSSSGGMGQGQDTSAGSNSNQVQQLQSQLANLQASYAQSQATLGPNNPTALAQKAQIAELTKQVTLEQKRMVQASREAYLIARSTESETATTLETEKNNAYKLRDDLVEYTLRQREYESNRILYDGLRQRLRTAGVQAGLESLEIDVVDQALPPSNPTMNSKSTIVIIALIFSFMIGVAISFLLESLDTGLRSIAEIEAITGLPSLAIIPRSRKSNAETVGTLSTAQRNINVLTQPKSQFAEAIRSLRTSLLLSTTGHPPKYILFTSATPSEGKTTTASNLACVLAQRDTSVLLIDADLRRPNVHHRFGLNGKVGVTTLLTGATSLEDTVQRVPEVPNLHILPSGPVPPFPTEMLTSKAMDDLLEQCGKLYTHVVIDSPPILSVTDGVLLARKADAVALVIRHGKSSKHVVRRARDLLLRAGAPITGIVLNAVDLNAPEYYGYYGYSGYSYSSIDSDSWEAQGASSETTKRKRS, from the coding sequence ATGGCTTCCCAAGGAACATCAATCCCACCCTCCGTGGGTGCCCCCGGTGCGAGAGCGCCGGAGTTCAGTGCAACATCGTCCGAAACCAGCCTTTCCGAAGTTTTGATTACACTTCGCAAGCGGCGCTGGGTGCTCGTCGCGACGGTGATCCTTGGCCTCTTTTATGGTTTGTACAAAGCCACGTCACAACCGAAACTCTATGAAGCCAGGGGCCGCATTCAGGTCCGTACGGGCTCATCGAACGAGTATCGAGTTAGTGCTGTCTCAAGCTTCGGAGGCGACTCGCAGACTCGTCTTCAGACAGAAGTAAACATCCTCAAAAGTGACTCCCTCCTCCTGACCGTTGCCCGCGAGTTGAATCTCGCAAATGACCCCAACTTCTTTGGCTCCAAAGGAGGAGCGCCAACCCACTATTCCGTCGACAGCCCCGGTATCCGCCAGGCAGTGGTTGGCACCTTGCAATCGAATCTCAAGATCAACCTGATTATCAAAACAGACATCATCGAGATTAGTTACAGCAGCTTGAACGCCAAGCTTTCGGCAGACATCGTCAATAAGCTGATCTCGGACTATATACAGCGCAGCTACGAGACCCGCTTTCAGTCGACGCAGCGCGTATCGCAGTGGCTCTCCGGTCAGCTTGACGACCTTAAGCAGCAGGTCGAGACATCCGAAGAACAGATGATCGATGTTCAAAAGCGACTCGGCATCATTGGCCTCGATCCTACTCACAGCCAGATCACCACAGGCGTGGACGACCTGGCCCGAGCCTCGGGTCAGGCGCGTATTGCCCGCATTCTCGCGGAATCCCGGTATCGCACGTTGAGCGGCATGGGCGCGAATGCAGTCGACCCATATAGTGGATCGTCGAGCATAGGCACAACCGCACCCGGTTCGTATGGCTCCTCAACCGGTACGGCATCCAGCGGCACGCAGTCTGGCGGCACACAGTCCACAGGCACACCAAACTCGGGAACATCTTCATCGGGCGGAATGGGTCAGGGTCAGGACACCTCTGCTGGCTCAAACTCCAACCAGGTTCAGCAATTGCAGTCGCAGCTTGCAAATCTTCAGGCCAGCTACGCGCAGTCACAGGCGACCTTAGGTCCAAACAACCCGACTGCCCTCGCGCAAAAGGCACAAATCGCAGAGTTGACCAAGCAGGTTACCCTCGAGCAAAAGCGCATGGTCCAAGCTTCCAGAGAGGCCTACCTGATCGCGCGTAGCACCGAAAGTGAAACCGCGACCACTCTTGAGACCGAGAAGAACAACGCCTACAAGCTGCGCGATGATCTTGTGGAATACACCCTGCGCCAGCGCGAATATGAATCGAACCGCATCCTCTATGACGGTTTGAGACAGCGTCTCCGCACCGCAGGCGTTCAGGCCGGCCTCGAATCTCTCGAAATTGATGTCGTCGATCAGGCCCTCCCGCCATCGAATCCGACAATGAACTCGAAGTCGACGATCGTCATCATAGCCCTGATTTTCAGCTTTATGATCGGTGTCGCGATCAGCTTCCTTCTGGAAAGCCTCGATACCGGACTACGCAGTATCGCAGAGATTGAAGCCATCACTGGGCTTCCCTCGCTTGCCATCATTCCGCGCTCTCGGAAATCGAATGCGGAGACTGTTGGCACGCTCAGCACCGCCCAGAGAAATATTAACGTCCTTACGCAGCCAAAGTCTCAGTTTGCCGAAGCCATTCGATCTCTTCGGACCTCGCTTCTGCTCTCGACTACAGGCCATCCACCGAAGTACATTCTGTTTACAAGCGCAACGCCCTCAGAAGGAAAGACCACAACCGCCTCAAATCTCGCTTGTGTTCTTGCCCAACGTGACACCAGCGTTCTTCTGATCGATGCCGATCTTCGCCGCCCTAATGTTCATCACCGCTTTGGTTTAAACGGCAAAGTCGGTGTGACAACGCTGCTTACTGGTGCTACTTCGCTTGAGGACACTGTGCAGCGCGTTCCTGAAGTACCCAACCTTCACATCTTGCCCAGCGGGCCCGTACCCCCTTTCCCGACCGAGATGTTGACGTCGAAGGCTATGGACGACCTCCTCGAGCAATGCGGGAAGCTGTACACACACGTGGTGATCGATTCGCCGCCAATCCTTTCAGTGACAGATGGCGTTCTCCTTGCCCGTAAGGCAGATGCTGTCGCACTCGTTATCCGTCATGGCAAGTCCAGCAAGCACGTTGTTCGACGCGCCCGCGATCTGCTGCTTCGGGCTGGCGCACCCATCACCGGTATCGTCCTCAACGCGGTTGATCTGAACGCACCGGAGTACTACGGCTACTACGGTTACTCCGGATATTCGTATTCCAGCATCGACTCCGACAGCTGGGAGGCCCAAGGTGCCTCCAGTGAAACCACAAAGCGGAAGAGGAGCTGA
- a CDS encoding UDP-glucose dehydrogenase family protein: MSQNISIAVVGSGYVGLVAAVCFAEMGHQVICVDNDERKVAALRGGDTLIHENYLPELLERYRNTRVRFTTDLAEATRECEAIFIAVGTPQSETGDADLSYVEAVACEIARSLTSYKVIVEKSTVPVYTNEWIRRAIERNGVARELFDVVSNPEFLREGTAVADFLHPDRIVVGADSERAAAVLNGIYAPLTTGSYYKQEGHIAGVCSVDAPPPLLNTSTKSAEIIKHASNAFLAVKISFINAVSNLCEATDANVEQVARGIGLDSRIGPKFLRPGIGYGGSCFPKDVAAFRSVAEQMGIDFSLLNEVEKINASQKKRFLNKVRSALWTLRGKRLAVLGLAFKGETDDIRESPAIDLVEMLIGEGCSIAAFDPAAMKRTEQELPAGPQLRYATDVFDAANDADALLILTDWVEFGQIDLDRLNTTLRYPIVIDGRNLYDPAVMIQHGFTYLSVGRPAAYHIKHGRGPAGSQG; encoded by the coding sequence ATGAGTCAGAATATTTCGATTGCAGTTGTAGGATCCGGGTACGTCGGTCTTGTCGCCGCCGTTTGCTTCGCAGAGATGGGTCACCAGGTAATCTGCGTCGACAACGATGAGCGCAAGGTCGCTGCTCTGCGAGGTGGTGACACGCTCATCCACGAGAACTACCTGCCCGAGTTGCTGGAGCGTTACCGAAACACGCGGGTGCGCTTTACGACTGACCTTGCAGAGGCGACGCGGGAATGTGAGGCGATTTTTATAGCGGTGGGAACGCCGCAGAGCGAAACGGGCGATGCGGACCTCTCCTATGTAGAGGCGGTTGCGTGCGAGATTGCACGCTCGCTTACCAGTTACAAGGTAATCGTTGAGAAGAGCACGGTACCGGTTTATACCAATGAGTGGATTCGCCGGGCCATCGAACGTAATGGCGTAGCGCGGGAGCTGTTTGACGTCGTCTCGAACCCGGAGTTCCTGCGAGAGGGAACGGCAGTTGCAGATTTTCTGCATCCGGACCGGATCGTGGTCGGTGCTGATAGTGAACGGGCAGCCGCAGTGTTGAACGGAATCTATGCTCCGTTGACGACTGGAAGTTACTACAAGCAAGAGGGCCACATTGCCGGAGTCTGCAGTGTCGACGCTCCGCCTCCGCTTCTGAATACGTCCACTAAAAGCGCCGAGATTATCAAGCATGCGTCGAACGCATTCCTTGCGGTCAAGATTTCGTTTATTAATGCTGTCTCGAATCTGTGCGAGGCAACTGACGCCAATGTGGAGCAGGTAGCGCGTGGCATCGGACTCGATAGTCGAATCGGACCCAAGTTCTTGCGACCCGGGATCGGTTATGGCGGTTCCTGCTTTCCTAAGGATGTGGCAGCGTTCCGCTCGGTCGCCGAGCAAATGGGGATTGACTTTAGCCTTCTGAATGAAGTCGAGAAGATTAATGCGAGTCAGAAGAAGCGATTCTTAAACAAGGTGCGGTCTGCACTTTGGACGCTGCGCGGCAAACGCCTTGCGGTGCTCGGACTTGCCTTCAAGGGAGAGACGGACGACATTCGCGAGTCGCCAGCGATTGATCTGGTCGAGATGCTAATCGGCGAAGGCTGCTCGATAGCAGCGTTCGATCCAGCCGCTATGAAGCGTACCGAGCAGGAACTTCCTGCAGGTCCGCAGCTACGCTATGCAACGGACGTTTTCGATGCTGCCAATGATGCCGATGCGCTTCTGATCCTGACGGACTGGGTTGAGTTTGGACAGATTGACCTCGATCGCCTCAACACAACACTTCGCTACCCAATCGTTATTGATGGCCGTAATCTCTACGATCCTGCTGTAATGATTCAACATGGCTTTACTTACCTGAGCGTTGGTCGCCCTGCTGCCTACCACATCAAGCATGGTCGAGGTCCGGCAGGAAGCCAAGGGTGA
- a CDS encoding UDP-glucuronic acid decarboxylase family protein encodes MTQRILVTGAAGFLGSHLSDLLLAEGHSVIGVDNLCTGNPANLAHLAGESRFSFEEKDICQPFDVGAVDYVFNFASPASPVDYDRLGPETLLVGSTGTVNTLEIAKKYSAGYLHASTSECYGDPEVHPQVETYWGNVNPIGPRSVYDEAKRFSEATVTAYNRYYKVNTHLVRIFNTYGPRLQANDGRVISNFMIQALQGQPLTIYGDGSQTRSFCYVSDLIDGIVKLSRSGEHLPVNVGNPVEWTILECAKEVLAVTGSKSEIVRKPLPQDDPARRRPDITRARTLLGWEPKIKLRQGLEKSLAYFQACVNG; translated from the coding sequence ATGACTCAGAGAATTCTTGTTACTGGTGCTGCGGGCTTCCTGGGCTCCCACCTTTCTGATCTACTGCTTGCCGAAGGTCATTCCGTCATCGGTGTCGATAACCTGTGTACCGGCAATCCAGCGAATCTCGCGCATTTAGCGGGGGAGTCGCGCTTCAGCTTTGAGGAGAAGGATATTTGCCAGCCCTTCGACGTTGGAGCGGTAGACTACGTCTTTAACTTTGCTTCACCTGCAAGCCCGGTAGATTATGACCGGCTGGGACCGGAGACACTACTCGTCGGTTCGACGGGCACCGTGAATACGCTTGAGATTGCCAAGAAGTACAGCGCTGGCTATCTGCACGCGTCGACGTCCGAATGCTATGGCGATCCCGAGGTGCATCCGCAGGTTGAGACGTACTGGGGGAATGTGAACCCGATCGGTCCCCGGTCCGTATACGATGAGGCGAAGCGCTTTTCTGAAGCGACCGTGACTGCCTACAACCGCTACTACAAGGTAAACACGCACCTCGTGCGGATCTTCAACACGTATGGTCCGCGGCTCCAGGCAAATGACGGGCGCGTTATCTCGAACTTCATGATCCAGGCGCTTCAGGGTCAGCCGCTCACAATCTATGGCGACGGCTCGCAGACGCGCAGTTTCTGCTATGTATCCGACTTGATCGATGGGATCGTCAAGCTATCGCGCTCGGGAGAGCACCTGCCGGTCAATGTCGGCAATCCTGTCGAGTGGACGATTCTGGAGTGCGCGAAAGAGGTCCTTGCAGTGACGGGATCGAAGAGCGAGATCGTGCGCAAGCCGCTACCGCAGGATGACCCGGCACGGCGGCGTCCCGACATCACGCGCGCACGAACGCTCCTTGGGTGGGAGCCAAAGATCAAACTTCGACAGGGACTAGAGAAGTCATTGGCTTACTTTCAGGCGTGCGTCAACGGTTAA